The window TTTTTTTGCCGCTTGGCATTCTGACTCCTTTCTAATTATTGTTTTTAACCAGTTCAACAACATCTTTGGAAAATTTAAATGTTGGGACAACTCGTTCACCTAAGTTAAGTACTTCTTGTGTATTTGGGTTTCTAGCAATACGAGGTTTTCTTACTTTGTTCTTGAAAGTACCAAATCCTCGTAATTCGATATGGTTTCCTTCAACAAGGCTTTTAGATACACTTTCAAGAAAGGAATCAACGATTATCTTAGTATCCTTTAAGATAATTCCAGTTT of the Candidatus Cloacimonadota bacterium genome contains:
- a CDS encoding HU family DNA-binding protein, with translation MTKADLVHVISQETGIILKDTKIIVDSFLESVSKSLVEGNHIELRGFGTFKNKVRKPRIARNPNTQEVLNLGERVVPTFKFSKDVVELVKNNN